One region of Ornithorhynchus anatinus isolate Pmale09 chromosome X5, mOrnAna1.pri.v4, whole genome shotgun sequence genomic DNA includes:
- the USF1 gene encoding upstream stimulatory factor 1: MKGQQKATETEEGTVQIQEGAVATGEDPTSVAIASIQSATTFPDPNVKYVFRTENGGAQVMYRVIQVAEGQLDGQTEGAGAISGYPAGQSMTQAVIQGAFTSEDAVETDGAAAETHYTYFPGSAVGDGGAVAGAGAGAAAGGAGAAAVVAAQGSEGLLGQATPPGTGQFFVMMSPQEVLQGGAQRSIAPRTHPYSPKSEAPRTTRDEKRRAQHNEVERRRRDKINNWIVQLSKIIPDCSMENTKSGQSKGGILSKACDYIQELRQSNHRLSEELQGLDQLQLDNKVLRQQVDDLKNKNLLLRAQLRHHGVEVVIKNDAN, translated from the exons ATGAAGGG GCAGCAGAAAGCCACTGAAACAGAAGAAGGGACAGTGCAGATCCAGGAAG GCGCGGTGGCGACGGGGGAGGACCCGACCAGCGTGGCCATCGCCAGCATCCAGTCGGCCACCACCTTCCCCGACCCCAACGTCAAGTATGTCTTCCGCACAGAGAACGGGGGAGCCCAG GTGATGTACCGGGTGATCCAGGTGGCCGAGGGCCAGCTGGACGGCCAGACGGAGGGCGCCGGGGCCATCAGCGGCTACCCCGCCGGTCAGTCCATGACCCAG gcGGTGATCCAGGGCGCCTTCACCAGCGAGGACGCGGTGGAGACGGACGGGGCGGCGGCGGAGACGCATTACACGTACTTCCCCGGCTCGGCCGTCGGGGACGGCGGGGcggtggccggggcgggggccggggcggccgcgggggGGGCCGGCGCGGCCGCCGTCGTCGCCGCCCAGGGCTCCGAGGGCCTGCTGGGCCAGGCCACCCCCCCCGGCACCG gccaGTTCTTCGTCATGATGTCACCGCAGGAAGTGCTGCAGGGGGGCGCCCAGCGCTCCATCGCTCCCCGGACACACCCCTACTCCCC GAAGTCGGAAGCGCCCCGGACGACACGGGACGAGAAGCGGCGGGCCCAGCACAACGAGG TGGAACGCCGGCGTCGGGACAAGATCAACAACTGGATCGTGCAGCTGTCGAAGATCATCCCGGACTGCTCCATGGAGAACACCAAGTCGGGCCAG AGTAAAGGCGGGATCCTGTCCAAGGCCTGCGACTACATCCAGGAGCTCCGGCAGAGTAACCACCGGCTGTCCGAGGAGCTGCAGGGGCTGGACCAGCTGCAGCTGGACAACAAGGTCCTCAGGCAGCAG gTGGACGACTTAAAGAACAAAAACCTCCTGCTCCGGGCCCAGCTGCGACATCACGGAGTGGAAGTGGTCATCAAGAACGACGCCAACTGA